In Virgibacillus sp. NKC19-16, a single genomic region encodes these proteins:
- a CDS encoding nitroreductase family protein, producing the protein MIIIDILKTIKARRSIHTFKEQEVDATILKEIFTYGSYAPTHYMKEPWNIKLYQEKGRYAFVNAIISSYQRIGMIKTDESVKTLKMIDSMKNFLLQIPHHAVIYFEKDDNPVRYEEDYASISAFIQNAQLAAWEYGVGMLWTITPYMHDPEFASEIGLNETMKIAAVMQIGYPKKVSHDKGRTAIEEKLEIIIE; encoded by the coding sequence GTGATTATCATCGATATATTAAAAACAATTAAAGCGCGCAGATCCATTCATACATTTAAAGAACAAGAAGTGGACGCAACTATTTTAAAAGAAATTTTTACATATGGTTCCTATGCACCAACCCATTATATGAAAGAACCTTGGAATATAAAACTGTATCAGGAAAAGGGGAGGTACGCGTTTGTTAATGCGATTATATCAAGCTATCAACGTATTGGCATGATAAAAACGGATGAGTCCGTGAAAACATTAAAAATGATAGATTCCATGAAAAACTTTCTACTTCAAATACCACACCATGCAGTCATTTACTTTGAAAAAGATGATAATCCTGTGCGTTATGAAGAGGATTACGCTTCGATAAGTGCATTTATCCAAAATGCGCAGTTAGCTGCATGGGAATATGGTGTCGGTATGCTGTGGACAATCACGCCATATATGCATGATCCTGAATTTGCAAGTGAGATTGGGTTGAATGAAACGATGAAAATTGCAGCGGTTATGCAAATTGGTTATCCGAAAAAAGTGTCCCATGACAAAGGGCGGACAGCGATAGAGGAAAAGCTCGAAATAATAATAGAATAG